A window of Dissulfurirhabdus thermomarina contains these coding sequences:
- the efp gene encoding elongation factor P, whose translation MYDSSDLRKGLKIDIDGEPYIITEFQFSKPGKGQALYRCKLKNMITGFTMDRTYRSGDKFKPADLEEVRMQYLYRDGEGFHFMNTKTYDQVTMREEALGEARNFLMENMEVDVLLFQGQPIDITLPNFVELTVTRADPGVRGDTATGATKPVTLETGYEVQVPLFIEEGEVVRIDTRTGAYVERVKK comes from the coding sequence GTGTACGATTCCTCAGATCTGCGAAAGGGCCTCAAGATCGACATCGACGGGGAACCTTACATCATCACCGAGTTCCAGTTCTCGAAGCCGGGCAAGGGCCAGGCCCTCTACCGCTGCAAGCTCAAGAACATGATCACCGGCTTCACCATGGACCGGACCTACCGCTCCGGCGACAAGTTCAAGCCCGCCGACCTCGAGGAGGTCCGCATGCAGTACCTCTACCGCGACGGCGAGGGCTTCCACTTCATGAACACCAAGACCTACGATCAGGTCACCATGCGCGAGGAGGCCCTGGGCGAGGCCCGCAACTTCCTCATGGAGAACATGGAGGTGGACGTCCTGCTCTTCCAGGGGCAGCCCATCGACATCACCCTCCCCAACTTCGTCGAGCTCACCGTCACCCGGGCCGACCCCGGGGTCCGGGGCGACACCGCCACCGGGGCCACGAAACCCGTCACCCTCGAGACGGGTTACGAGGTCCAGGTCCCCCTCTTCATCGAGGAGGGGGAGGTCGTCCGGATCGACACCCGCACCGGGGCCTACGTGGAGCGGGTCAAGAAGTAG
- the kdsB gene encoding 3-deoxy-manno-octulosonate cytidylyltransferase: MPRHSSVVAVIPARYGSSRLPGKPLADIHGRPMILHVLERARAVACVDRVVVATDDARILDRVRGAGGEALLTRPEHPSGTDRIAEAVRALGLAPGDLVVNIQGDQPLLAPGPVEAIVRRLRDDPSVAMATPACPLDPAEADDPNRVKVVVDRRGRALYFSRARIPFDRDGEPPPEAAPAFLRHLGLYAYRPDFLQAFVALPRGPLERREKLEQLRALENGFAIGVEIVPEAPPEVDTAADLETVRRLGPAAGA; the protein is encoded by the coding sequence ATGCCCCGTCACTCCAGCGTCGTCGCCGTCATTCCGGCCCGGTACGGGTCTTCGCGCCTCCCCGGAAAGCCGCTCGCCGACATCCACGGCCGGCCCATGATCCTCCACGTCCTCGAACGGGCCCGGGCCGTGGCCTGCGTGGACCGGGTGGTGGTGGCCACGGACGACGCCCGGATCCTGGACCGCGTGCGCGGGGCCGGCGGAGAGGCCCTCCTCACCCGGCCGGAGCATCCCTCCGGCACCGACCGGATCGCCGAGGCCGTACGGGCCCTGGGGCTCGCCCCCGGCGACCTCGTGGTGAACATCCAGGGCGACCAGCCGCTGCTCGCCCCCGGCCCGGTGGAGGCCATCGTCCGGCGCCTCCGCGACGACCCCTCCGTGGCCATGGCCACCCCGGCCTGCCCCCTGGACCCGGCCGAAGCGGACGACCCCAACCGGGTGAAGGTGGTGGTGGACCGGCGCGGCCGGGCCCTCTACTTCTCGCGGGCCCGGATCCCCTTCGACCGCGACGGGGAGCCGCCGCCGGAGGCGGCGCCCGCCTTCCTCCGCCACCTCGGCCTCTACGCCTACCGGCCCGACTTCCTCCAGGCCTTCGTGGCCCTCCCCCGGGGCCCGCTGGAACGGCGGGAGAAGCTCGAACAGCTCCGGGCCCTGGAAAACGGCTTCGCCATCGGGGTGGAGATCGTCCCGGAGGCCCCTCCCGAGGTGGACACGGCGGCGGACCTCGAGACGGTCCGCCGGCTCGGGCCGGCGGCCGGCGCGTAA
- the epmA gene encoding EF-P lysine aminoacylase EpmA: MRRRRLILRAQVVEALRAWFRSRGFVEVQTPILVGAPAPEPEIDAFAVAGAGYLAPSPELAMKRLLAEGFDRIFQLGPVFRRGERGGRHLPEFTMLEWYRAGADYHALMADCEAVLPVAARAAGHPGTEVHFGGRVVDLAPPYPRLPVREAFRRLAGWEPGADPDPWRFDHDMVERVEPALDAGRPVFLVDYPASRAALARLKPGDPAVAERVELYAGGLELANGFSELTDPAEQRRRFARDRERRRRAGLDPYPMPEAFLEALGAVPACAGMALGVDRLLMLLLDCPEIDGVVAFAPGAA; this comes from the coding sequence GTGCGGCGGCGCCGGCTCATCCTCCGGGCCCAGGTGGTGGAGGCCCTCCGGGCCTGGTTCCGCTCCCGGGGCTTCGTCGAGGTCCAGACGCCGATCCTGGTGGGCGCCCCCGCCCCCGAGCCCGAGATCGACGCCTTCGCCGTGGCCGGGGCCGGTTACCTCGCCCCGTCCCCGGAGCTGGCCATGAAGCGGCTCCTCGCCGAGGGATTCGACCGGATCTTCCAGCTCGGCCCCGTCTTCCGGCGGGGAGAGAGGGGGGGGCGGCACCTGCCGGAGTTCACGATGCTCGAGTGGTACCGGGCCGGGGCCGACTACCACGCCCTCATGGCCGATTGCGAGGCCGTGCTCCCGGTGGCGGCGCGGGCGGCCGGGCACCCGGGGACGGAGGTCCACTTCGGCGGGCGGGTGGTGGACCTCGCCCCGCCCTATCCCCGGCTCCCGGTCCGGGAGGCCTTCCGGCGCTTGGCCGGGTGGGAGCCCGGGGCCGATCCCGATCCCTGGCGTTTCGACCACGACATGGTGGAGCGGGTGGAGCCCGCCCTGGACGCGGGGCGCCCGGTCTTCCTGGTGGACTACCCGGCCTCGCGGGCGGCCCTGGCCCGGCTCAAGCCCGGGGACCCGGCCGTGGCGGAGCGGGTGGAGCTCTACGCCGGCGGGCTCGAGCTCGCCAACGGTTTTTCGGAACTCACCGACCCCGCCGAGCAGCGGCGGCGGTTCGCCCGCGACCGCGAACGCCGGCGCCGGGCCGGACTCGACCCCTACCCCATGCCCGAGGCCTTCCTGGAGGCCCTCGGCGCGGTGCCGGCCTGCGCCGGCATGGCCCTCGGGGTGGACCGGCTGCTCATGCTGCTCCTCGACTGCCCGGAGATCGACGGGGTGGTGGCCTTCGCCCCGGGGGCGGCGTGA
- the ahcY gene encoding adenosylhomocysteinase — protein sequence MAGQPARNAEPDYKVADISLADWGRKEIRIAESEMPGLMALREEYRGQRPLAGARIAGCLHMTIQTAVLIETLLELGAEVRWSSCNIFSTQDHAAAAMAARGVPVFAWKGETEEEYWWCVERTVLGPDGWRPNMLLDDGGDLTQFMHEKHPDLLADVRGVSEETTTGVHRLYQMEREGRLLVPAFNVNDSVTKSKFDNLYGCRESLIDGIKRATDVMIAGKICVVCGYGDVGKGCAQAFRGMGATVWVTEVDPICALQAAMEGYRVVTMDEAADRGDIFVTATGNIRVITHEHMRRMKDQAIVCNIGHFDAEIDVASLRQYPWENIKPQVDHVIFPDGKRIILLAEGRLVNLGCATGHPSFVMSNSFTNQVLAQIELFTNPGKYEKRVYVLPKHLDEKVARLHLRKIGAHLTELTEEQAAYIGVSRKGPFKPDYYRY from the coding sequence ATGGCCGGTCAACCCGCCCGGAACGCCGAACCCGACTACAAGGTCGCCGACATCTCCCTCGCGGACTGGGGCCGCAAGGAGATCCGCATCGCCGAGAGCGAGATGCCCGGTCTCATGGCCCTCCGGGAGGAGTACCGGGGGCAGCGCCCCCTGGCCGGGGCCCGCATCGCCGGCTGCCTCCACATGACCATCCAGACCGCGGTCCTGATCGAGACCCTGCTCGAGCTCGGGGCCGAGGTCCGGTGGTCCTCGTGCAACATCTTCTCCACCCAGGACCACGCCGCCGCGGCCATGGCCGCCCGGGGCGTCCCCGTCTTCGCCTGGAAGGGGGAGACCGAGGAGGAGTACTGGTGGTGCGTGGAGCGGACCGTCCTCGGGCCGGACGGGTGGCGCCCGAACATGCTCCTGGACGACGGGGGGGACCTGACCCAGTTCATGCACGAGAAGCACCCGGACCTCCTCGCCGACGTCCGCGGCGTCTCCGAGGAGACCACCACCGGGGTGCACCGGCTCTACCAGATGGAACGGGAGGGACGGCTCCTGGTGCCGGCCTTCAACGTGAACGACTCGGTCACCAAGTCCAAGTTCGACAATCTCTACGGGTGCCGGGAATCCCTCATCGACGGCATCAAGCGCGCCACCGACGTCATGATCGCCGGCAAGATCTGCGTGGTCTGCGGCTACGGCGACGTGGGCAAGGGCTGCGCCCAGGCCTTCCGGGGCATGGGGGCCACGGTCTGGGTCACCGAGGTGGATCCTATCTGCGCCCTCCAGGCCGCCATGGAGGGTTACCGGGTGGTCACCATGGACGAGGCCGCGGACCGGGGCGACATCTTCGTGACCGCCACGGGCAACATCCGGGTCATCACCCACGAGCACATGCGGCGGATGAAGGACCAGGCCATCGTCTGCAACATCGGGCACTTCGACGCCGAGATCGACGTGGCCTCGCTCCGGCAGTACCCGTGGGAGAACATCAAGCCCCAGGTGGACCACGTGATCTTCCCCGACGGCAAGCGGATCATCCTGCTCGCCGAGGGGCGGCTCGTCAACCTCGGCTGCGCCACGGGGCACCCGAGCTTCGTGATGTCCAACTCCTTCACCAACCAGGTCCTGGCCCAGATCGAGCTCTTCACCAACCCCGGCAAGTACGAGAAGCGGGTCTACGTGCTGCCGAAGCACCTCGACGAGAAGGTGGCCCGGCTCCACCTTCGGAAGATCGGGGCGCACCTTACGGAGCTCACCGAGGAGCAGGCGGCCTACATAGGGGTCTCCCGGAAGGGGCCCTTCAAGCCGGACTACTACCGCTACTAG
- the rsmI gene encoding 16S rRNA (cytidine(1402)-2'-O)-methyltransferase has product MCAASPAKAAPGALWVVGTPIGNLGDITRRAVEALRAADLVVAEDTRRTRRLLAALGLRRPLLSCHEHNEEERIPGILDRLRAGDHVALASDAGTPALADPGRRLVRRALEAGLPVRPVPGVSAVTTLLSVAGLPADTFVFAGFLPPRRPARLAALRDLAGDPRTLVFFEAPHRAPAMLADAVEVLGGQRPATLGRELTKIHETLLAGSLAEIRDAMTRAAPIRGEITLAVAGAPPAGGAAGAETRPGVDRLLAALVEGRRLSVRDAAALVALATGLPRGDTYARALAARNDSGRGAEED; this is encoded by the coding sequence ATGTGCGCCGCCTCGCCCGCTAAGGCCGCCCCCGGGGCCCTCTGGGTGGTGGGGACCCCCATCGGGAACCTCGGGGACATCACCCGGCGGGCCGTGGAGGCCCTCAGGGCCGCGGACCTGGTGGTGGCCGAGGACACCCGCCGCACCCGGCGGCTGCTGGCGGCCCTCGGCCTCCGAAGGCCCCTCTTGAGCTGCCACGAGCACAACGAGGAGGAACGGATCCCCGGCATCCTCGACCGCCTCCGGGCCGGCGACCACGTGGCCCTGGCCTCGGACGCCGGGACCCCGGCGCTCGCGGACCCCGGCCGCCGCCTCGTCCGCCGGGCCCTGGAGGCAGGGCTCCCGGTGCGGCCGGTGCCCGGTGTCTCGGCGGTGACCACGCTCCTCAGCGTGGCGGGACTCCCCGCCGACACCTTCGTCTTCGCCGGGTTCCTTCCGCCCCGGCGGCCCGCCAGGCTGGCCGCCCTCCGGGACCTGGCCGGCGACCCACGGACCCTGGTCTTCTTCGAGGCCCCCCACCGCGCGCCGGCCATGCTGGCGGACGCCGTCGAGGTCCTCGGCGGGCAACGACCGGCCACCCTGGGCCGGGAGCTCACCAAGATCCACGAGACGCTGCTGGCCGGGAGCCTCGCCGAGATCCGGGACGCCATGACCCGGGCGGCGCCGATCCGCGGCGAGATCACCCTGGCGGTGGCGGGGGCGCCCCCCGCCGGCGGGGCGGCCGGGGCCGAGACGCGGCCCGGGGTGGACCGCCTGCTCGCGGCCCTCGTCGAGGGACGGCGCCTGTCGGTCCGGGACGCCGCGGCCCTGGTGGCCCTTGCCACCGGGCTTCCCCGGGGGGATACTTACGCCCGCGCCCTCGCGGCCCGGAACGATTCCGGCCGGGGGGCGGAAGAGGACTGA
- the cysC gene encoding adenylyl-sulfate kinase produces MSFTIWFTGLSGAGKTTLSRRVYLEIRRRSLRAELLDGDIIRCNFSQELGFTRRDRDINVRRIGFVSYLLTKNDVISVVAAIAPYAEARAQNRRLIGRYVEVFCDCPLEVVERRDVKGLYARARAGEIPNFTGVSDPYEPPEAPEVVVRTDRETVEESTRKVLGYLEEQGLLPPAEACRRCDYSEADEAEWRRNLVALGFARREG; encoded by the coding sequence ATGAGCTTTACCATTTGGTTCACGGGTCTTTCCGGGGCAGGGAAGACCACCCTCTCCCGCCGGGTCTACCTCGAGATCCGGCGCCGGAGCCTCCGGGCGGAGCTGCTCGACGGGGACATCATCCGCTGCAACTTCAGCCAGGAGCTGGGTTTCACCCGCCGCGACCGGGACATCAACGTCCGGCGGATCGGGTTCGTCTCGTACCTGCTCACCAAGAACGACGTCATCAGCGTCGTGGCGGCCATCGCCCCCTACGCCGAGGCCCGGGCGCAGAACCGCCGCCTCATCGGGCGCTACGTGGAGGTCTTCTGCGATTGTCCCCTCGAGGTGGTGGAACGCCGAGACGTCAAGGGCCTCTACGCCCGGGCCCGGGCGGGGGAGATCCCGAACTTCACCGGCGTCTCCGACCCCTACGAACCGCCCGAGGCCCCGGAGGTGGTGGTGCGGACCGACCGGGAGACCGTGGAGGAGAGCACCCGGAAGGTGCTCGGCTACCTGGAGGAGCAGGGCCTGCTCCCGCCCGCCGAGGCCTGCCGGCGGTGCGACTACTCCGAGGCGGACGAGGCGGAGTGGCGCCGGAACCTCGTGGCCCTGGGCTTCGCCCGGCGGGAGGGCTAG
- a CDS encoding CDP-alcohol phosphatidyltransferase family protein, with amino-acid sequence MGAVPDPGLTGWCRRRCRPLLLPVARALHRLGVTPNGVSLLGLAGCAAAAAVLALGHPAAAALVLLFLGPLDAVDGILAREFGGATRFGAFLDSTLDRYGEFCLFLGLLAYLWRRPGAGLPEAALVLAALTGSLLVSYTRARAEGLGFECRVGLATRFERLLLFGAALLTGWILPLVGLIAVLAHATALQRILHVRRLAR; translated from the coding sequence ATGGGCGCCGTTCCGGACCCGGGCCTCACCGGCTGGTGCCGCCGCCGGTGCCGCCCGCTCCTCCTCCCCGTGGCCCGTGCCCTCCACCGGCTGGGGGTCACGCCCAACGGGGTGAGCCTCTTGGGGCTGGCCGGCTGCGCCGCGGCCGCCGCCGTGCTCGCCCTGGGACACCCGGCGGCCGCGGCCCTGGTGCTCCTCTTCCTCGGCCCCCTGGACGCCGTGGACGGCATCCTGGCCCGGGAGTTCGGAGGGGCGACCCGTTTCGGCGCCTTCCTCGACTCCACCCTGGACCGCTACGGGGAATTCTGTCTCTTCCTCGGCCTCCTCGCCTACCTCTGGCGGCGGCCGGGGGCGGGGCTCCCGGAGGCGGCCCTGGTGCTCGCGGCCCTCACCGGCTCCCTGCTCGTGAGCTACACCCGGGCCCGGGCCGAGGGCCTCGGCTTCGAGTGCCGGGTGGGGCTCGCCACCCGGTTCGAACGGCTGCTCCTGTTCGGGGCGGCCCTGCTCACCGGCTGGATCCTGCCCCTGGTGGGGCTCATCGCCGTCCTCGCCCACGCGACGGCCCTCCAGCGCATCCTCCATGTGCGCCGCCTCGCCCGCTAA
- a CDS encoding O-antigen ligase family protein, giving the protein MPTTAHTPLRRRTAVLAGTALELCLLALPAAFALAEPGRAVSNPLLLVWIPGLYLLWHAARGTLPLPVLREERGLWLLPLVWAPSLLTLGPAAAWREGKTFLLGLVALSAVAERVRRNPAALDRALWTLTAIGGLLGLDTLWQWAHGTDLLMGNPLHGPRATATFENPNNLAPVLAAALPAALALLAGKRRGAATWAAAGAAAVTLAAVILTGTRSAWIAALAALALAAPVFRSAPRGRWRLAAVSAAALAALAAGRRLLALRIHRLVGMKDARIDLWQESWPFIKSAPLLGRGIHASQATLPTPTAAGHLTFPHNFFLEIAVESGLPAVAVFLYALWRAARTYGARLWADPRRRVLLGLALCPFLAFVVNAAFFSRHVGTLLWWCLGLAVGAAAPVRPSNGTAA; this is encoded by the coding sequence ATGCCGACCACCGCCCACACCCCCCTCCGCCGACGGACGGCCGTCCTGGCCGGCACGGCCCTCGAGCTCTGCCTCCTCGCCCTCCCGGCGGCCTTCGCCCTGGCCGAGCCCGGCCGCGCGGTCTCGAACCCCCTGCTCCTCGTATGGATCCCGGGCCTCTACCTCCTGTGGCACGCCGCACGGGGGACCCTCCCCCTCCCGGTGCTGCGCGAGGAACGGGGGCTCTGGCTTCTCCCGCTGGTCTGGGCCCCCTCGCTCCTCACCCTGGGGCCGGCGGCCGCCTGGCGCGAGGGGAAGACCTTCCTCCTCGGCCTCGTCGCCCTCTCGGCCGTGGCGGAACGGGTGCGGCGAAACCCCGCCGCCCTCGACCGCGCCCTCTGGACCCTCACCGCCATCGGCGGCCTCCTCGGCCTGGATACCCTGTGGCAGTGGGCCCACGGCACCGACCTCCTCATGGGGAACCCCTTGCACGGGCCGCGCGCCACCGCCACCTTCGAAAACCCCAACAACCTGGCACCGGTGCTGGCGGCGGCCCTCCCGGCAGCGCTGGCCCTCCTGGCCGGAAAGCGGCGCGGGGCCGCCACCTGGGCCGCGGCGGGGGCCGCGGCCGTCACCCTGGCCGCCGTCATCCTCACGGGGACCCGCTCGGCCTGGATCGCCGCCCTGGCCGCCCTGGCCCTGGCGGCGCCCGTCTTCCGGTCGGCCCCCCGGGGGCGGTGGCGCCTGGCGGCCGTCTCGGCCGCCGCCCTGGCCGCCCTGGCCGCCGGCCGCCGCCTCCTGGCCCTGCGGATCCACCGCCTGGTGGGCATGAAGGACGCCCGGATCGACCTGTGGCAGGAAAGCTGGCCGTTCATCAAGAGCGCGCCCCTCCTCGGCCGGGGCATCCACGCCTCCCAGGCCACGCTCCCGACCCCTACCGCCGCCGGCCACCTCACCTTCCCCCACAACTTCTTCCTGGAGATCGCCGTGGAATCGGGGCTTCCGGCGGTGGCGGTCTTCCTCTACGCCCTCTGGCGGGCGGCCCGCACCTACGGCGCCCGCCTCTGGGCGGATCCGCGCCGCCGCGTCCTGCTGGGGCTGGCCCTCTGCCCCTTCCTGGCCTTCGTGGTGAACGCCGCCTTCTTCTCCCGCCACGTGGGGACCCTTCTCTGGTGGTGCCTGGGGCTCGCGGTGGGGGCGGCGGCGCCGGTGCGGCCTTCGAACGGCACGGCCGCCTGA
- the ileS gene encoding isoleucine--tRNA ligase, with protein sequence MDYKKTLNLPRTGFPMKANLAQREPEMLRRWEETGLYRRLREQGRGRPRFILHDGPPYANGHLHLGHTVNKVLKDIIVKSRQMQGFDAPFVPGWDCHGLPIEHNVEKELGPKKRATDRLSMRRACRRYAERFVRVQKEEFRRLGVLGDWEAPYLTMTYDYEAAICREFCRIFLDGHVVRSRKPVYWCPTCVTALAEAEVEYADHASPSITVKFPAGQALEARLAELAGAPLPGPASVLIWTTTPWTLPANLAVALHPDFDYVAVEMEGETWIVAEGRLAAVLAEAGRTGGPPRVLCRFHAAEVEGLELAHPFLDRPSRLVLADYVTLDAGTGCVHTAPGHGAEDYETGRRYGLETYSPVDDRGRFTADVPLFAGQDIFEANAAIVDLLRERGRLVAAGTLSHSYPHCWRCKRPVIFRATPQWFISMEAKGLRKDALEAIEGVTWIPGWGKNRIRGMVEARPDWCISRQRAWGVPVTVLTCTACDRPVMTPEVADHLVDIFAREGADAWFARPASELAPPGTRCPACGGTELAKSEDILDVWFDSGVSHAAVLEARPDLAAPADLYLEGSDQHRGWFQSSLLTGVATGRGAPFRSVLTHGFVVDGEGKKMSKSVGNVIPPDAVIKRYGAEVLRLWVAAEDYRDDIKISDEILQRLTEAYRKIRNTLRYLLGNLADFDPAADALPFDRLEALDLWALHRLGGLTRRVRRAYETYDFHVIFHRLHQFCTVDLSALYLDILKDRLYCELPGGRLRRSAQTALHRIAADLLCLMAPILSFTAEEAWGHLPGAADRAESVFLAPFPDPPELPLPDGFEAHWERVWALRAEFTKALELARTEKRIGLALDAGVRVRAPGEFDAFVREHRALLETVTLVSALEPADALDPALGPVWKSEAIPGLEVQVRPAPGEKCPRCWTWRTDLGADPAHPEVCGRCAGVLAELAPPEAG encoded by the coding sequence ATGGACTACAAGAAGACCCTCAACCTCCCCCGGACCGGATTCCCCATGAAGGCGAACCTCGCCCAGCGCGAGCCCGAGATGCTCCGGCGCTGGGAAGAGACGGGCCTCTACCGGAGGCTCAGGGAACAGGGCCGCGGCCGGCCGCGGTTCATCCTGCACGACGGGCCGCCCTACGCCAACGGCCACCTCCACCTCGGCCACACGGTGAACAAGGTCCTGAAGGACATCATCGTGAAATCGCGCCAGATGCAGGGGTTCGACGCCCCCTTCGTCCCGGGGTGGGACTGCCACGGCCTCCCCATCGAACACAACGTGGAGAAGGAGCTGGGGCCGAAGAAGCGCGCGACCGACCGCCTCTCCATGCGCCGGGCCTGCCGGCGCTACGCCGAGCGCTTCGTCCGCGTCCAGAAGGAAGAGTTCCGCCGCCTCGGGGTCCTGGGCGACTGGGAGGCCCCCTACCTCACCATGACCTACGACTACGAGGCCGCCATCTGCCGGGAGTTCTGCCGGATCTTCCTCGACGGCCACGTGGTGCGCAGCCGGAAACCCGTCTACTGGTGCCCCACCTGCGTCACCGCCCTGGCCGAGGCCGAGGTGGAATACGCCGACCACGCCTCCCCCTCCATCACGGTGAAGTTCCCGGCGGGCCAGGCCCTGGAGGCGCGGCTGGCGGAGCTGGCCGGCGCCCCCCTCCCCGGCCCGGCCTCGGTCCTGATCTGGACCACGACGCCGTGGACCCTCCCGGCCAACCTCGCCGTGGCCCTCCACCCCGACTTCGACTACGTGGCCGTGGAGATGGAGGGGGAGACCTGGATCGTGGCCGAGGGGCGCCTGGCCGCCGTCCTGGCCGAGGCCGGGCGTACAGGCGGGCCGCCCCGGGTCCTCTGCCGCTTCCACGCCGCCGAGGTCGAGGGGCTCGAACTCGCCCACCCCTTCCTCGATCGGCCCAGCCGGCTGGTCTTGGCGGACTACGTCACCCTCGACGCCGGCACGGGCTGCGTCCACACCGCCCCGGGCCACGGCGCGGAAGACTACGAGACGGGCCGCCGCTACGGCCTCGAGACCTACTCCCCGGTGGACGACCGCGGCCGCTTCACCGCCGACGTCCCCCTCTTCGCCGGGCAGGACATCTTCGAGGCCAACGCCGCCATCGTGGACCTCCTCCGCGAGCGGGGCCGCCTGGTGGCCGCGGGGACCCTCTCCCACAGCTATCCCCACTGCTGGCGTTGCAAGCGCCCGGTCATCTTCCGCGCCACCCCCCAGTGGTTCATCTCCATGGAGGCCAAGGGGCTCCGGAAGGACGCCCTCGAGGCCATCGAGGGGGTCACGTGGATCCCGGGCTGGGGCAAGAACCGCATCCGCGGCATGGTGGAGGCCCGGCCCGACTGGTGCATCTCGCGCCAGCGGGCCTGGGGGGTGCCGGTCACCGTGCTCACCTGCACCGCCTGCGACCGCCCCGTCATGACCCCGGAGGTGGCCGACCACCTGGTGGACATCTTCGCCCGCGAGGGCGCCGACGCCTGGTTCGCCCGGCCGGCCTCGGAGCTGGCCCCGCCAGGCACCCGCTGCCCCGCCTGCGGGGGAACGGAGCTGGCCAAGTCGGAGGACATCCTCGACGTCTGGTTCGACTCCGGGGTGAGCCACGCCGCAGTGCTCGAGGCCCGGCCGGACCTGGCCGCCCCGGCGGACCTCTACCTCGAGGGCAGCGACCAGCACCGGGGCTGGTTCCAGAGCTCGCTCCTCACCGGCGTCGCCACCGGCCGCGGCGCCCCCTTCCGCTCGGTCCTCACCCACGGCTTCGTGGTGGACGGCGAGGGGAAGAAGATGTCGAAGTCCGTGGGGAACGTCATCCCGCCCGACGCCGTCATCAAGCGCTACGGCGCCGAGGTCCTCCGGCTGTGGGTGGCTGCCGAGGACTACCGCGACGACATCAAGATCTCCGACGAGATCCTCCAGCGCCTCACCGAGGCCTATCGGAAGATCCGAAACACCCTCCGCTACCTCCTGGGCAACCTCGCGGACTTCGATCCCGCCGCCGACGCCCTCCCCTTCGACCGGCTGGAAGCCCTGGACCTCTGGGCCCTCCACCGCCTGGGCGGGCTCACCCGCCGGGTGCGCCGGGCCTACGAGACCTACGACTTCCACGTGATCTTCCACCGGCTGCACCAGTTCTGCACGGTGGACCTGAGCGCCCTCTACCTCGACATCCTGAAGGACCGGCTCTACTGCGAGCTGCCCGGCGGCCGTCTCCGGCGCTCGGCCCAGACGGCCCTCCACCGCATCGCCGCGGACCTCCTGTGCCTCATGGCCCCCATCCTCTCCTTCACCGCCGAAGAGGCCTGGGGCCATCTCCCCGGGGCGGCCGACCGCGCAGAAAGCGTCTTCCTCGCCCCCTTCCCGGACCCCCCGGAACTCCCCCTCCCAGACGGCTTCGAGGCCCACTGGGAACGGGTCTGGGCGCTGCGGGCCGAGTTCACCAAGGCCCTGGAACTCGCCCGCACGGAAAAGCGCATCGGCCTCGCCCTGGACGCCGGAGTCCGCGTGCGGGCCCCCGGCGAGTTCGACGCCTTCGTCCGGGAGCATCGGGCCCTCCTCGAGACCGTGACCCTGGTTTCCGCCCTGGAGCCGGCGGACGCCCTCGACCCGGCCCTCGGCCCCGTCTGGAAGAGCGAGGCGATCCCCGGCCTCGAGGTCCAGGTGAGGCCCGCCCCGGGCGAAAAGTGCCCGCGGTGCTGGACCTGGCGGACCGACCTCGGCGCCGACCCGGCCCATCCCGAGGTCTGCGGCCGCTGTGCCGGGGTGCTGGCGGAGCTGGCGCCCCCGGAAGCCGGCTGA